In a genomic window of uncultured Sphaerochaeta sp.:
- a CDS encoding aminopeptidase P family protein has translation MHHIDERVALLRSLLAQHHLDGWIINGTDPHQSEYVCPRWRTRAFISGFTGSAGTVVITKDEALLWVDSRYFIQAQQQLEGTCFSMMKVDTPSYPDPYTFLKENLDRGSRVGIDKATLTVSGKKSLEEVFGDELVLVDSEDLLDQVWSDRPAVPSQPVVSLDDDIAGFSRIQKLTMVRVAMVQKGADYTLISSLDDIAWLTNLRGSDVSYNPVFLSYLLVGTEKAWLFTDPSRFSDEVRTLVQEEYEILGYDEVSSHLKATIKAEDVIYHNPDKTNLLLFSAFQENKSVVGRDFSTDLKACKNETELEGMRRAHLLDGVALVNFLARLDKKHPNYTEIELSDLLREQRFRNPDCLGESFAPISGWAEHGAMCHYSADEQSNLTLQDNGLLVLDTGGMYRFGLTDVTRTILFGTPTEEQIRDYTLVLKGNLALASQRFPEGTCGYQLDVLARQYLWQEGLSYFHGTGHGLGFRLGVHEGPQSISPKPLAVPLKKGMVVSDEPGLYKEGRHGIRIENILAVREDVKTEFGQFLSFEVLTICPFERTLIDKNLLTPQEIAMVDTYHRWVYGELKDLVDEEALPYLGEATKSL, from the coding sequence ATGCATCACATCGATGAACGGGTTGCACTTTTGCGCTCGTTGCTTGCCCAACACCACCTTGATGGGTGGATCATCAACGGCACCGATCCCCATCAAAGCGAATATGTCTGTCCGCGCTGGAGAACCCGTGCTTTCATCAGCGGATTCACCGGGAGTGCCGGAACAGTGGTGATTACCAAGGATGAGGCTCTGCTCTGGGTCGATTCCCGGTACTTCATCCAGGCCCAGCAGCAGCTGGAGGGAACCTGCTTTTCCATGATGAAGGTGGACACTCCTTCCTATCCCGATCCCTATACGTTTCTCAAGGAGAACTTGGATAGGGGAAGCCGGGTAGGCATAGACAAGGCCACCCTTACCGTTTCAGGCAAGAAGAGCTTGGAAGAGGTGTTTGGTGACGAGTTGGTCCTGGTAGACTCTGAAGACTTGCTTGACCAGGTTTGGTCCGATCGTCCTGCTGTTCCCTCCCAGCCTGTGGTCTCCTTGGATGATGACATCGCCGGTTTCTCAAGAATCCAGAAGTTGACGATGGTTCGTGTTGCCATGGTGCAGAAGGGTGCCGATTACACCCTCATCTCGTCCCTTGATGACATAGCCTGGCTTACCAACCTGCGCGGCAGTGATGTTTCGTACAACCCCGTTTTCCTCTCTTACCTGCTGGTGGGAACCGAGAAGGCGTGGCTCTTCACCGATCCTTCGCGCTTCAGCGACGAGGTGCGTACCCTTGTGCAAGAGGAGTATGAGATACTCGGCTATGATGAGGTCTCTTCCCATCTGAAAGCGACCATCAAGGCCGAGGATGTGATCTACCACAATCCGGACAAGACGAATCTGCTGCTCTTCTCAGCCTTCCAGGAGAACAAGAGCGTGGTCGGCAGGGATTTCTCAACCGATCTGAAAGCGTGCAAGAACGAGACTGAGCTTGAGGGCATGCGCAGGGCCCACCTGCTTGATGGTGTTGCCTTGGTGAACTTTCTTGCCCGTTTGGACAAGAAGCACCCGAACTATACGGAAATCGAGCTCTCCGACCTGTTGCGCGAGCAACGGTTTCGCAATCCGGACTGTCTGGGCGAGTCCTTTGCCCCCATCTCCGGCTGGGCCGAACATGGGGCAATGTGCCACTACAGTGCTGATGAGCAGAGCAATCTCACCTTGCAGGACAATGGACTGTTGGTGCTCGATACCGGTGGGATGTACCGCTTCGGCCTGACGGATGTGACAAGAACCATCCTCTTCGGTACTCCTACCGAGGAACAGATCCGTGACTATACCCTGGTGCTGAAGGGCAATCTGGCTCTTGCTTCCCAGCGGTTTCCTGAAGGAACCTGCGGGTATCAGCTGGATGTGCTGGCACGGCAGTACCTATGGCAGGAGGGCTTGAGTTACTTCCATGGAACCGGCCATGGGCTTGGCTTCCGTCTTGGGGTGCACGAAGGCCCGCAATCCATCAGTCCCAAGCCTCTTGCCGTTCCCCTGAAGAAGGGCATGGTCGTCAGTGATGAGCCGGGCTTGTACAAGGAAGGGCGTCATGGCATCCGCATTGAGAACATCCTTGCAGTGCGGGAGGATGTGAAAACGGAATTTGGGCAGTTCCTCAGCTTTGAAGTCTTGACCATCTGTCCGTTTGAACGCACATTGATAGATAAGAATCTGCTTACACCCCAAGAGATAGCGATGGTCGATACCTATCATCGCTGGGTCTACGGGGAGTTGAAGGATTTGGTTGATGAAGAGGCTTTGCCCTATCTTGGGGAAGCTACCAAAAGCCTGTAG
- the lgt gene encoding prolipoprotein diacylglyceryl transferase, producing the protein MTLFIAFPSWISPEIIPGLPLRWYGLMYVIAFSFAYLMIRVQARKGEIDLDADQSLNLVLYCVIGLIVGARLFSVLFYDGSFYYWTHPWMIFWPFQGGRFVGLPGMSYHGGLVGAIVGAWTYSRRYKVSFLTLADTISYAAPLGYTFGRLGNFINGELFGRVSTQGWAMIFPHAPSFSSNYAWVREVAQEVGLSFEPGSLVNLPRHPSQLYEALFEGILLFLFLWFVIRKRREKLPQGFGFAWYVVGYGAVRFFIEYFRSPDENLGYIIALGNESDNIALFQSFFNFSMGQLFCLAMIVAGLLFMIFLSHHKGVKHASHR; encoded by the coding sequence ATGACGTTATTTATTGCCTTTCCCAGCTGGATTTCCCCTGAGATCATCCCCGGTCTTCCCCTGCGGTGGTATGGCCTGATGTATGTGATAGCGTTTTCCTTTGCCTATCTCATGATCCGAGTACAGGCAAGGAAGGGGGAGATTGACCTTGATGCAGACCAGAGCCTGAATCTGGTGCTCTATTGCGTCATCGGTCTGATCGTTGGTGCACGTCTTTTTTCCGTCCTCTTCTACGACGGATCCTTTTACTATTGGACGCATCCCTGGATGATCTTCTGGCCCTTCCAAGGGGGCCGGTTTGTCGGCCTTCCCGGCATGAGCTACCACGGGGGGCTGGTGGGGGCCATCGTGGGGGCATGGACCTACAGCCGACGATACAAGGTCAGCTTTCTCACCCTTGCCGATACGATAAGCTATGCTGCACCGCTGGGTTATACGTTCGGAAGGCTGGGCAACTTCATCAATGGGGAACTGTTCGGCAGGGTCTCAACGCAGGGTTGGGCAATGATTTTCCCCCATGCCCCTTCCTTTTCCTCCAATTATGCCTGGGTTCGGGAGGTGGCACAGGAAGTAGGCCTTTCCTTCGAGCCTGGATCCTTGGTGAATCTGCCCAGGCATCCCAGCCAGCTCTATGAGGCCCTGTTTGAGGGGATTCTCCTTTTCCTTTTTCTCTGGTTTGTCATCAGGAAAAGACGGGAGAAGCTTCCGCAAGGGTTCGGGTTTGCCTGGTATGTGGTCGGATATGGAGCGGTCAGGTTCTTCATAGAGTATTTCCGTTCCCCTGATGAGAACCTTGGGTATATCATCGCCTTGGGAAACGAGTCGGACAACATCGCCTTGTTCCAATCATTCTTCAATTTCTCCATGGGACAGCTGTTCTGCCTTGCCATGATAGTGGCCGGCCTGCTGTTCATGATTTTTCTCTCGCATCACAAAGGAGTGAAACATGCATCACATCGATGA
- a CDS encoding S41 family peptidase yields the protein MKRTLQRRLSLSMITLMILLPVFGGGSMEQILASPVSTTYTRAAEADQISIDVASLERLYRYVDSIYIDEVDKQKMFNDLASALIASLDDPYSFYVPPTMAKEYQEETSGVYGGIGTYLNKPAPENKDLSDPSTFMITIVSPFPGSPAQRAGLMAGDLISHIDGEKVDDLTSYEASMKLRGEPNTPVTITVYRNGTSFDLSLVRERITTPTVDSGVIDGNIGYIQLSEFTPQTGNQLLEHVQKLQKEGIVGLVIDERNNSGGAVDGAMQSANIFLDEGKTLVTIQGKKGTMRDQRYISTGKAEVPSSLPIVILTNGGSASSAEIFAAAMKDNGRATLIGSKTFGKGIVQDVFRFGEGFAQVTTAHYYTPNGENIHKLGIEPDIAVEEIQLSDEQIPAYEQLMTDQVISTYVKENPDPSEENIRRFASLNKEKGIDEIILTLLVRNEYLSKMPYDKRPIADPLFDTTLNRAVQFIRTGR from the coding sequence ATGAAAAGAACACTACAACGCAGGCTTAGCCTCAGCATGATAACATTGATGATCCTCCTTCCCGTCTTCGGCGGTGGTTCCATGGAGCAAATCCTTGCCTCACCGGTTTCCACAACGTACACACGGGCAGCGGAGGCAGACCAAATCTCTATCGATGTCGCATCCCTGGAACGACTCTATCGATATGTGGATTCCATTTACATCGATGAGGTGGACAAGCAGAAGATGTTCAATGACCTTGCTTCTGCCTTGATCGCCAGCCTCGATGATCCCTACTCCTTCTATGTACCGCCCACCATGGCAAAGGAGTACCAGGAAGAAACCAGCGGAGTGTACGGGGGTATCGGGACCTACCTGAACAAGCCGGCCCCGGAGAACAAGGATCTTTCAGACCCCTCCACGTTCATGATCACCATCGTCTCTCCCTTCCCCGGTTCCCCTGCCCAGCGTGCAGGCCTGATGGCAGGCGACCTGATCAGCCACATCGATGGCGAGAAGGTGGATGACCTGACCAGCTATGAAGCCAGCATGAAGCTCAGAGGAGAACCGAACACCCCAGTCACCATCACCGTGTACAGAAACGGGACATCCTTCGACCTGTCCCTGGTACGTGAGCGCATCACCACCCCGACGGTTGACAGTGGTGTCATTGATGGAAACATCGGATACATCCAGCTCTCCGAATTCACCCCCCAGACAGGCAACCAATTGCTCGAACATGTGCAGAAACTGCAGAAAGAGGGCATTGTCGGTCTGGTAATCGATGAACGCAACAACAGCGGTGGAGCCGTGGACGGGGCAATGCAATCGGCGAACATTTTCCTTGACGAGGGGAAGACGCTGGTCACCATCCAAGGAAAGAAAGGTACCATGCGCGACCAACGCTACATCTCGACCGGCAAGGCTGAAGTACCCTCATCGCTGCCGATCGTCATCCTCACCAATGGAGGGTCGGCCTCCTCTGCGGAGATCTTTGCTGCAGCAATGAAGGACAACGGTCGTGCCACCCTGATTGGAAGCAAGACCTTCGGCAAGGGCATCGTCCAGGATGTTTTCCGCTTTGGGGAAGGGTTTGCCCAGGTAACAACGGCCCACTACTATACGCCCAACGGGGAGAACATCCACAAGCTGGGTATTGAGCCGGATATCGCAGTTGAGGAGATCCAGCTCTCTGATGAACAGATTCCTGCCTACGAGCAGTTGATGACCGACCAAGTCATCAGCACCTATGTGAAGGAGAATCCTGATCCGAGTGAGGAGAACATCCGTCGTTTTGCCTCCCTGAACAAGGAGAAGGGCATCGATGAGATCATCCTTACCCTGCTGGTGAGAAACGAGTATCTTTCAAAGATGCCGTACGACAAGCGACCCATCGCCGATCCTTTGTTCGACACCACCCTCAATCGGGCTGTCCAGTTCATCAGGACCGGCCGATGA
- a CDS encoding RsmE family RNA methyltransferase: MRQYLLPPGYQGENSLVLEGKESQYLTKVLRLKIGQQILGRDAKGKRYVLKLTDIARHSCTLSCTVADDQDPVQSTDELPSFQGPYPNLVLLQCLCKGKKEEQIVRQATEIGVHTIALVSSRYCVTDLSDKKESALSSRFDRLEAQIKEAIQQSGSPVPTQLERRVIPLSELPSWWNGRGLGLFFHQSSRPNMQQTLASLVRTLPSETPVAVLIGPEGGFSEEECEFLENHGFTAVLLRTNILRSETAGIYALSALQVLMTESLQ, from the coding sequence ATGAGACAGTACCTGTTGCCCCCCGGCTACCAAGGAGAGAACTCCTTGGTACTCGAGGGAAAGGAGAGCCAGTATCTGACCAAGGTTCTGCGCCTGAAAATCGGGCAGCAGATTCTTGGCCGTGATGCAAAGGGCAAACGGTATGTGCTGAAACTCACCGATATTGCGCGTCACAGCTGCACGCTCTCATGCACAGTTGCAGATGATCAGGATCCGGTACAGTCCACTGACGAGCTTCCCTCCTTTCAGGGACCCTATCCCAATCTTGTCCTCCTGCAGTGCCTGTGCAAGGGCAAGAAGGAAGAGCAGATAGTCCGCCAAGCAACGGAGATTGGGGTGCATACCATCGCCTTGGTCTCCAGCCGGTACTGCGTTACGGATCTATCGGACAAGAAAGAGAGTGCCCTCTCCTCCCGTTTCGACCGGCTTGAGGCCCAAATCAAGGAAGCAATCCAGCAAAGCGGATCACCCGTTCCGACCCAACTCGAAAGAAGGGTCATCCCGCTTTCAGAACTTCCCTCCTGGTGGAATGGACGCGGACTCGGGCTGTTCTTTCACCAAAGCAGCCGTCCAAACATGCAGCAAACCCTCGCTTCCCTGGTGCGAACGCTTCCCTCCGAAACCCCCGTTGCCGTACTCATCGGGCCTGAGGGAGGGTTCAGTGAGGAGGAGTGTGAATTCCTGGAAAACCATGGGTTTACTGCAGTGCTATTGCGAACAAACATCCTCAGAAGCGAGACAGCTGGTATCTATGCACTTTCCGCACTGCAAGTGCTCATGACGGAATCACTCCAGTAA